One genomic segment of Desulfomicrobium sp. ZS1 includes these proteins:
- the lnt gene encoding apolipoprotein N-acyltransferase, whose product MSNRSSGLLSPNQRPDSLHRFGPMGMALVGAWFGFANPILHFPLAILLLPAALILTTLRAQSFAQAFKNGFLTALPGYAASLYWLAIPVHDHGGLPWALALPCPVLIGALLAAYAGLFCMGLHLIRLRISHLLAMLASGLLWASLELLRNHFLTGFSWLTLAQAMAPWPQTLGLAAWIGGFGLSALLVGMSHCLVLGRGFARLAVLPLAGLCLLPALTRTPQVPAATASVSMIQGNIDQGLKWDEGMQAGILGTYLDLSFKAVAENAPDLVVWPETAMPFYFQDPSDLTTGMRLGVSRMQVPVLAGAPAYSIPREPGAPQYVLHNRAYLLNANGESLAFYDKEHLVPFGEYVPLGKWLPFITKLVPGQFEFKPGRNTEPLKTGPLAMGLLICYEAIFPELAQKQVELGANVLVNISNDAWFGRSSAPWQHLHLSILRAVEQNRAIIRATNSGVSAFIGPDGSLRGPTALFTAKIAHDPAIPLLTETTFYHEHFFFIHMTFPMLASALLGFLWWTGRKNHT is encoded by the coding sequence ATGTCAAACAGATCCAGTGGGTTATTGTCTCCAAACCAGCGTCCTGATTCTTTGCACCGTTTTGGCCCCATGGGCATGGCCCTGGTTGGGGCCTGGTTCGGCTTCGCCAACCCGATTCTGCACTTTCCTTTGGCCATCCTGCTTCTGCCCGCGGCGCTCATCCTGACGACGCTGCGGGCTCAAAGCTTTGCCCAGGCCTTCAAGAACGGATTTCTGACCGCGCTACCCGGCTATGCCGCCAGCCTTTACTGGCTGGCCATCCCCGTCCACGATCACGGCGGACTGCCCTGGGCGCTGGCCCTGCCCTGCCCGGTCCTGATCGGCGCCCTGCTTGCCGCCTACGCAGGCCTGTTCTGCATGGGCCTGCACCTGATCAGGCTCCGGATCTCCCATCTTTTGGCCATGCTCGCCTCGGGCCTTTTGTGGGCCAGCCTGGAACTGCTCCGCAACCATTTCCTGACCGGCTTCTCATGGCTGACCCTGGCCCAGGCCATGGCGCCCTGGCCTCAAACCCTGGGCCTGGCCGCCTGGATCGGCGGCTTCGGGCTGTCCGCGCTGCTGGTCGGCATGAGCCATTGCCTTGTCCTTGGCAGGGGTTTTGCGCGTCTGGCCGTGCTGCCCCTGGCCGGCCTGTGCCTGCTGCCCGCGCTGACGCGCACCCCCCAAGTCCCGGCGGCCACGGCCTCGGTATCCATGATCCAAGGCAATATCGATCAAGGCCTCAAATGGGATGAGGGCATGCAGGCGGGCATCCTCGGGACCTACCTCGACCTTTCGTTCAAAGCCGTCGCCGAAAACGCGCCGGATCTTGTCGTCTGGCCGGAAACAGCCATGCCCTTCTATTTCCAGGACCCTTCCGACCTGACCACGGGCATGCGCCTGGGCGTGTCGCGGATGCAGGTGCCGGTCCTGGCCGGAGCGCCCGCCTACTCCATTCCCCGGGAACCCGGCGCGCCCCAGTATGTCCTGCACAACCGCGCCTATCTGCTGAACGCGAACGGGGAGTCCCTGGCCTTTTACGACAAGGAGCACCTTGTCCCTTTCGGCGAATACGTGCCTCTGGGCAAATGGCTGCCCTTCATCACCAAGCTGGTGCCCGGACAATTCGAATTCAAGCCCGGCCGCAATACCGAGCCGCTCAAAACCGGCCCGCTGGCCATGGGCCTTCTTATCTGCTATGAAGCGATCTTTCCGGAACTGGCCCAGAAGCAAGTCGAACTCGGGGCCAACGTGCTCGTCAATATCAGCAACGACGCATGGTTCGGCCGCTCGTCGGCGCCGTGGCAACACCTGCATCTCTCCATCCTGCGCGCCGTGGAACAGAACCGGGCCATTATCCGCGCCACCAACTCCGGGGTGAGCGCCTTTATCGGCCCCGATGGCAGCCTGCGCGGGCCAACAGCCCTCTTCACGGCCAAGATCGCGCACGACCCGGCCATACCGCTCTTGACAGAGACGACCTTTTACCACGAACATTTCTTTTTCATTCACATGACCTTTCCCATGCTGGCGTCTGCCCTCCTCGGGTTTCTTTGGTGGACAGGTCGAAAAAATCACACGTAA
- a CDS encoding hemolysin family protein, which produces MDEGPDSRLWTTLRRFFSRRGECHLEEAIQEAKDGGELQNDEMSMLLNVLQLDDKQAYEIMIPRTDIVCAEIDETITEVARKFFESGHSRLPIYKETKDQIVGVLHCKELLRFFVGDEEAPTDLASVLRPPYFIPETKNVKNILLDFQSNKQHMAIVLDEYGGTAGLVTLEDVLEEIVGDIEDEYDPIRPEDIQPIDDGSFLVSGRTILEDLHEECGILLESEQVETVGGYISEQLGRVPETDESLELQGYTFLIKEADVKQIQWVIVSKPAS; this is translated from the coding sequence ATGGACGAGGGCCCTGACAGTCGACTTTGGACCACACTTCGACGCTTTTTTTCACGCAGAGGCGAATGCCATCTGGAAGAAGCCATACAAGAGGCCAAAGACGGCGGTGAACTGCAGAACGACGAAATGTCCATGCTTTTAAACGTCCTGCAGCTTGATGACAAACAAGCATACGAAATCATGATTCCCCGTACAGACATCGTCTGTGCCGAAATCGACGAAACAATCACGGAAGTCGCCAGAAAATTCTTTGAAAGCGGGCACTCACGACTGCCTATCTACAAGGAAACCAAGGACCAGATCGTAGGCGTACTGCACTGCAAAGAGTTGCTGCGCTTTTTTGTCGGCGACGAAGAGGCCCCGACGGACCTAGCTTCCGTCCTGCGGCCGCCATATTTCATCCCGGAAACCAAGAACGTCAAAAACATCCTGCTTGATTTCCAGAGCAACAAACAGCACATGGCCATTGTACTGGACGAGTACGGTGGAACGGCGGGCCTGGTCACGCTGGAAGACGTTCTGGAAGAAATCGTCGGCGACATCGAGGATGAATACGATCCCATACGCCCCGAGGACATCCAGCCCATAGACGACGGTTCGTTCCTCGTTTCCGGACGGACCATCCTCGAGGACTTGCACGAGGAATGCGGCATCCTGCTGGAATCCGAGCAGGTCGAAACTGTGGGCGGTTATATCAGCGAACAGCTCGGCCGTGTTCCCGAGACCGACGAATCCCTGGAGCTGCAGGGCTACACGTTTCTCATCAAGGAAGCCGATGTCAAACAGATCCAGTGGGTTATTGTCTCCAAACCAGCGTCCTGA
- a CDS encoding radical SAM protein encodes MTGAHTMFRPPAEAGSALIRVADGCPHNSCAFCAMYRGVPYRVHDPATISRRVALAAAQHPDARRIFLADGDVLALPAELLEMILMQARTAFPRLARVNCYASGQALAGKSDADLARLRKNGLHTLYLGLESGSAEVLRRMAKGGTVREMTEGCIRAQSAGLSVSVMVLIGIGGQELSAQHARQTAEALNAMQPALLSCLRLIPIKDTALARSIADGRFRQLTEEQSVRELRDILLGLELVGTVFRADHSSNILPLSGRLPRDKGRLLEELDELLECGALDQNTPGAMPALL; translated from the coding sequence ATGACCGGCGCGCACACCATGTTTCGCCCTCCGGCGGAAGCCGGCAGCGCGCTCATCCGGGTGGCCGATGGCTGCCCGCACAATTCCTGCGCTTTTTGCGCCATGTACAGGGGCGTTCCCTACCGCGTGCACGACCCGGCGACCATAAGCCGGCGCGTCGCCCTGGCCGCCGCGCAGCACCCGGACGCACGGCGGATTTTCCTGGCCGATGGTGATGTGCTGGCCCTTCCCGCCGAGCTGCTGGAAATGATCCTGATGCAGGCACGCACGGCTTTTCCAAGACTCGCACGGGTCAACTGCTATGCCTCCGGGCAGGCCCTGGCGGGAAAAAGCGATGCGGACCTGGCCCGACTGCGCAAGAATGGCCTGCACACGCTCTACCTCGGCCTTGAAAGTGGCTCAGCGGAGGTTCTTCGCCGCATGGCCAAAGGCGGCACCGTCCGCGAAATGACCGAGGGCTGCATCCGCGCCCAAAGCGCGGGCCTGTCCGTGTCGGTCATGGTGCTCATCGGCATCGGCGGGCAGGAACTGTCCGCGCAGCATGCCCGGCAGACCGCCGAAGCGCTAAACGCCATGCAGCCCGCCCTGCTGTCCTGCCTGCGTCTGATTCCCATCAAGGACACTGCGCTTGCGCGCAGCATCGCGGATGGTCGTTTCAGGCAACTCACGGAGGAGCAGTCCGTGCGCGAGCTGCGAGACATCCTGCTGGGCCTTGAGCTTGTCGGAACGGTGTTCCGGGCCGATCACAGCTCCAATATCCTGCCCCTTTCCGGCAGGCTCCCCCGGGACAAAGGCAGGCTTCTCGAAGAACTGGACGAACTGCTCGAGTGCGGAGCGCTGGACCAAAACACCCCCGGAGCAATGCCTGCCCTGCTCTAG
- a CDS encoding ATP-binding protein yields MFSTRRSLSLRLIISMGLLSLVASTILAAVQLHFKYKSNIAAVHESLDLVTSGDLKSISASLWQLDTTLLDIQLHGLVARPNFVHATIVQSGKTIAAAGRVDAKKSIRREFDLTFSFNDQPYELGKLVLVASLDGIRNQVGREFLEILFGEAIVALLLASALLFLFHRQVGMHLHALAARVRDISPANLEQPIALCKRYRDDELDQVTASLEKMRRGLLDAFTKLSEEVEERRIAESRLSQAKEQAESATQAKTQFLANMSHEIRTPMNGIMGMLELAMDNSDPVVIQKYLQTAMRSSRSLLRLLNDILDLSRLEASRMPVVEEPFDIRELMEELADSFQAVVLDRGLALRSTVDGNVPPFLLGDSVRIRQILTNLIGNAVKFTLRGKVEIRVSSLTPARSGAHRIYIEVEDTGVGIPDQAQTGLFAPFAQADSTQTRKFEGSGLGLSITQQLVVLLGGSLAFESSPRGSLFAVCLPLYPATQPPPKHEPPIQSEKELPMSPLKVLVAEDNPVNSLIAMKFLEAMNHEPTLATTGQEVLEFMRRESFDLVLMDIQMPEMDGLEATRIIRSWPESEGGETPIAAMTAHAFSSDSERFMAAGMNGHLPKPISRQDLERFLRTLPGLRQT; encoded by the coding sequence ATGTTTTCTACCCGCCGCAGCCTCAGCCTGCGCCTGATCATCTCAATGGGACTTTTGAGTCTGGTAGCCAGCACAATCCTGGCCGCCGTCCAGCTCCATTTCAAATACAAGAGCAACATCGCCGCTGTACACGAATCCCTGGACCTGGTGACTTCCGGCGACCTCAAAAGCATCTCTGCGAGCCTGTGGCAACTCGACACCACGTTGCTGGACATCCAGCTGCACGGACTCGTCGCACGGCCGAACTTCGTGCACGCAACCATTGTCCAATCCGGCAAGACCATTGCCGCAGCGGGCCGTGTCGACGCCAAAAAATCCATACGACGAGAATTCGACCTTACCTTTTCCTTCAACGATCAGCCGTATGAACTGGGCAAACTGGTGCTTGTGGCCTCGCTGGATGGGATCAGGAATCAGGTCGGCCGCGAATTTCTGGAAATTCTTTTTGGCGAGGCCATTGTCGCCCTGCTTCTGGCCTCGGCCCTGCTTTTTCTTTTCCACCGCCAAGTGGGCATGCATCTGCACGCCCTGGCCGCCCGGGTCCGCGACATCTCCCCCGCCAACCTGGAACAACCCATCGCGCTTTGCAAAAGATACCGCGACGACGAGCTGGATCAGGTCACCGCGTCACTGGAAAAAATGCGACGCGGGCTCCTAGATGCGTTCACCAAGCTGAGCGAGGAAGTCGAAGAAAGACGCATCGCCGAATCGCGGCTGTCCCAGGCCAAAGAGCAGGCCGAAAGCGCGACCCAGGCCAAGACCCAATTCCTGGCCAACATGAGCCATGAAATCCGCACGCCCATGAACGGAATCATGGGCATGCTTGAGCTGGCCATGGACAACTCCGACCCGGTAGTCATTCAAAAATATCTGCAAACGGCCATGCGCTCCTCCCGCAGCCTGCTACGTCTTCTGAACGACATTCTTGACCTCTCCCGGCTGGAAGCCTCTCGCATGCCCGTGGTGGAAGAGCCTTTCGACATCCGCGAGCTCATGGAAGAATTGGCGGACAGCTTCCAGGCCGTGGTCCTGGACCGGGGCCTGGCACTGCGCAGCACTGTCGACGGGAATGTTCCCCCGTTCCTGCTCGGAGACAGCGTGCGCATCCGGCAGATCCTGACCAACCTCATCGGCAACGCGGTCAAATTCACCCTGCGGGGCAAGGTCGAGATCCGCGTTTCCAGCCTGACTCCAGCCAGATCCGGCGCGCACCGCATCTACATCGAGGTGGAGGACACGGGCGTAGGCATTCCCGACCAGGCCCAGACCGGCCTGTTCGCGCCCTTTGCGCAGGCCGACTCGACCCAGACCCGAAAATTCGAGGGCTCGGGCCTGGGCCTCAGCATCACCCAGCAGCTTGTCGTACTGCTGGGCGGGTCCCTCGCCTTTGAATCGAGCCCGCGCGGTTCGCTCTTTGCCGTTTGCCTGCCGCTGTACCCCGCAACGCAGCCCCCGCCCAAGCACGAGCCGCCAATCCAATCCGAAAAAGAGCTGCCCATGTCCCCCTTGAAGGTGCTTGTGGCCGAAGACAACCCCGTCAACAGCCTTATCGCCATGAAATTTCTGGAAGCCATGAACCACGAGCCCACCCTGGCCACAACCGGGCAGGAAGTGCTTGAATTCATGCGCAGAGAATCTTTCGACCTGGTGCTCATGGACATCCAGATGCCTGAAATGGACGGATTGGAAGCGACCCGCATCATCCGCTCCTGGCCCGAATCCGAGGGCGGAGAGACTCCCATCGCGGCCATGACCGCCCACGCATTCTCCTCCGACAGCGAACGCTTCATGGCCGCCGGCATGAACGGGCACCTGCCCAAGCCCATCTCCCGCCAGGACTTGGAACGGTTTCTGCGCACACTACCCGGACTGCGGCAGACATGA
- a CDS encoding DUF2868 domain-containing protein, which yields MKHGMRLGDYLDLEWFLEKDRILAPGEILDRDRKIGLAAKAVPLKLYAAYWLEHRRRADAGGLPSRSLRSVLVVLRLVFGVGGLLAGISLVRALLLYSGVQPVNVSVFLLLAVFPQAGLSLLAAGLLALRKLRRNESRIPLRFMFDLFWRRPARLSPQAGFVRALFLQRGWPARMLGWESLRLMHLGGVCVAFGSASGLALSVAVTDLAFGWQSTLQVGAQGMHSLVSTLSAPWSWLPAAWGLTPTLVQIEGSRIILKDGIEALASADLVAWWPFLCMCLLVYALLPRFLLLVSAHWMLRRVEQRFVHPDLGRILDRMQAPLLGSARAGETPSAPLPLGVKPVAGAEQSVLQPQGNVGCVLVLPPELVGRIGDDLLFDLTQRVCGYPAGRIISATLDPDDIRQVLDDSAGLDWVGGFERFVVLVEAWQPPIRENLQALTLLGQADGRRLILVFCGRPFGGNWLTAPDDAEREVWTDAVARLAPLRVDIFGAST from the coding sequence ATGAAACACGGCATGCGGCTTGGCGACTATCTCGACCTTGAATGGTTCCTGGAAAAGGACAGGATTCTGGCTCCCGGAGAAATCCTGGACCGGGATCGAAAAATCGGTCTGGCGGCCAAGGCCGTGCCTTTGAAGCTGTACGCCGCATACTGGCTGGAACATCGCCGGCGCGCGGACGCCGGGGGGCTGCCTTCGCGTTCGCTACGCTCGGTCCTGGTCGTGCTGCGCCTCGTGTTCGGGGTTGGCGGCCTGCTGGCGGGCATATCCCTGGTGCGTGCGCTGCTCCTGTATTCGGGCGTTCAGCCGGTCAATGTCTCCGTTTTTCTGCTGCTGGCGGTCTTTCCCCAGGCCGGGCTCAGCCTTCTTGCCGCCGGCCTGCTGGCGCTGCGAAAGTTGCGCCGGAACGAATCTCGTATCCCGCTGCGCTTCATGTTTGATCTTTTTTGGCGCAGACCGGCACGCCTTTCGCCCCAGGCCGGATTTGTCCGCGCTCTTTTTCTGCAGCGGGGCTGGCCGGCGCGGATGCTGGGCTGGGAGAGCCTGCGACTTATGCATCTGGGCGGCGTTTGCGTGGCTTTTGGCTCTGCGTCCGGGCTTGCGCTCAGTGTCGCGGTCACGGATCTGGCATTCGGCTGGCAGTCGACCCTGCAGGTCGGAGCGCAGGGCATGCATAGCTTGGTCTCGACTTTGTCCGCGCCGTGGTCCTGGCTGCCTGCGGCGTGGGGGTTGACGCCGACCCTGGTCCAGATCGAGGGCAGCCGCATCATCTTGAAGGATGGCATAGAGGCCCTTGCCAGCGCGGACCTCGTCGCCTGGTGGCCATTTTTGTGCATGTGTCTGCTGGTTTACGCCCTGCTGCCCAGATTTCTCTTGCTGGTGTCGGCCCACTGGATGCTGCGTCGCGTGGAGCAGCGGTTTGTCCATCCTGACCTTGGGCGCATCCTTGATCGCATGCAGGCGCCGCTGCTCGGCTCGGCCAGAGCAGGAGAGACCCCGTCCGCGCCCTTGCCCCTTGGCGTCAAGCCGGTCGCGGGCGCGGAGCAATCCGTCCTGCAGCCCCAGGGCAACGTCGGCTGCGTGCTGGTTTTGCCGCCGGAGCTTGTGGGCCGGATCGGAGATGATCTTCTCTTTGACCTGACCCAGCGGGTCTGTGGGTATCCCGCAGGGCGCATCATTTCCGCCACCCTTGATCCGGATGATATCCGTCAGGTGCTGGACGACAGCGCCGGGCTGGACTGGGTCGGCGGGTTTGAGCGCTTCGTGGTGCTGGTCGAGGCCTGGCAGCCGCCCATCCGGGAGAATCTGCAGGCCCTTACGCTGCTTGGGCAGGCGGACGGGCGGCGTCTGATTCTTGTTTTTTGCGGGCGTCCGTTCGGCGGAAACTGGCTGACCGCCCCTGATGACGCCGAGCGGGAGGTCTGGACCGATGCCGTCGCGCGCCTGGCACCGCTGCGCGTCGATATTTTTGGAGCAAGCACATGA
- a CDS encoding GTPase/DUF3482 domain-containing protein, with the protein MKSMPIFAVIGHPNEGKSSVVATLVENDQIRISPRPGETVESMTYPVSIDGQDVIAFVDTPGFQNPVQTLGWMRKFRGPENEVFAAFLAEFRDDPGMAHECELLAPVRDGAGIIYVLDASRPLRQVDKAEMEILRLTGRPRMAILNCKTGEEQFLEEWKTELRKHFNMVRTFNALRATFAERMRLLESLRALEQDWEDALGLVVDAFVRDWQRRNAECAALVCDFLRRVLGMVETAQLADPERRSEVEARLVTRLEERIRREEELLLERVCLQFRHDSRSFVLPQQSVLRQDLFSRTTWTVFGLSKGKLVAAAVAAGGAAGVALDLATLGSSLGLFAAVGGATAGLAALLQGERLVRGKVLGLGIGRRSVQVGPLDTVQWIFVLLDRFLLHYWYVIHWSHAWRGEDFVPATIDEGGKQGFSSTWSREARGLCAEFFKVSTAGDDSRAMTLEMDLRRFLEEELERMSRL; encoded by the coding sequence ATGAAGTCCATGCCTATTTTTGCCGTTATCGGTCATCCCAACGAAGGAAAATCCTCCGTGGTGGCCACCCTGGTCGAGAATGACCAGATCCGCATCAGCCCTCGGCCGGGCGAGACCGTGGAGTCCATGACCTACCCGGTCAGCATCGACGGACAGGACGTCATCGCCTTCGTGGACACCCCCGGTTTTCAGAACCCCGTGCAGACCCTGGGCTGGATGCGAAAATTCCGGGGGCCGGAAAACGAGGTCTTCGCGGCATTTCTGGCGGAATTCAGGGACGATCCGGGCATGGCTCACGAGTGCGAATTGCTGGCTCCGGTGCGGGACGGGGCCGGGATCATCTATGTGCTCGACGCCTCACGGCCTCTGCGCCAGGTCGATAAGGCCGAGATGGAGATTCTGCGTCTGACCGGCAGGCCGCGCATGGCCATCCTCAACTGCAAGACCGGCGAGGAGCAGTTTCTGGAGGAATGGAAGACCGAGCTGCGCAAGCATTTCAACATGGTACGGACCTTCAACGCCTTGCGCGCGACCTTTGCCGAGCGCATGCGCCTGCTCGAAAGCCTGCGCGCGCTGGAACAGGACTGGGAGGACGCGCTGGGGCTGGTGGTGGATGCCTTTGTGCGCGATTGGCAGCGCAGGAACGCGGAGTGCGCGGCCCTGGTCTGTGATTTCCTGCGACGGGTGCTCGGCATGGTCGAGACGGCGCAGCTTGCCGATCCAGAGCGCAGGTCCGAAGTGGAAGCCCGCCTGGTCACGCGTCTGGAGGAGAGGATCCGGCGGGAGGAGGAGCTGCTGCTCGAGCGGGTTTGCCTGCAGTTTCGCCATGACAGCCGCTCCTTTGTGCTGCCGCAGCAGTCGGTCCTGCGTCAGGATCTTTTTTCCCGCACCACCTGGACTGTTTTCGGCCTGAGCAAGGGCAAGCTCGTGGCCGCGGCCGTAGCCGCCGGGGGCGCGGCGGGAGTTGCGCTGGATCTGGCCACGCTGGGCAGCAGCCTGGGGCTTTTTGCCGCAGTGGGCGGAGCCACCGCCGGCCTCGCGGCCCTGCTACAGGGAGAGCGGCTGGTGCGTGGCAAGGTGCTGGGGCTGGGCATCGGGCGGCGCAGCGTGCAGGTCGGTCCGCTGGACACCGTGCAATGGATCTTTGTTCTGCTGGACCGTTTTCTGCTGCATTACTGGTACGTGATCCACTGGTCCCATGCCTGGCGGGGTGAGGATTTCGTGCCGGCGACCATCGACGAAGGCGGCAAGCAGGGCTTCAGCAGCACCTGGAGCAGGGAGGCGCGCGGCCTTTGCGCAGAGTTTTTCAAGGTCAGCACCGCAGGCGATGACTCCAGGGCCATGACTCTTGAAATGGACCTGCGCCGCTTTCTGGAAGAGGAGCTGGAACGGATGTCCAGGCTTTAG
- a CDS encoding 16S rRNA (uracil(1498)-N(3))-methyltransferase, whose protein sequence is MARLNSFYLAPALWREPFSLEGEEFHHLTRVLRAKAGETVRLFDGRGRWGIFCIRELSKKSASLQRLSEQTAPAPACPLILAVGWSKGLRRGFLLEKAVELGAAEVWLWQAVRSQGEVPQEGKDGWERQLTAAAKQCGASRLPRIRTFAGPADVISAAVDLGSKVLCWEQEENGFVDPTLLAHPRGSIAVLGPEGGLELKEADLFREHGFAPVGLGPNILRFETAAVLVLSLHLWAAQQHRQAP, encoded by the coding sequence GTGGCGCGTCTCAATTCCTTTTATCTGGCTCCCGCCCTGTGGCGGGAGCCTTTTTCCCTCGAAGGGGAAGAGTTCCACCACCTGACCCGCGTGCTGCGCGCCAAGGCAGGGGAAACGGTTCGTCTTTTTGACGGCCGGGGGCGTTGGGGAATTTTTTGCATCAGGGAGCTGTCCAAGAAAAGCGCCAGCCTCCAGCGCCTGTCAGAGCAGACAGCCCCCGCCCCGGCCTGCCCGCTGATCCTGGCCGTGGGCTGGTCCAAGGGGCTACGGCGGGGTTTTTTACTGGAAAAAGCGGTGGAACTCGGCGCGGCGGAGGTCTGGCTATGGCAGGCGGTCCGCTCCCAGGGCGAAGTACCCCAAGAAGGCAAGGACGGATGGGAAAGGCAGCTCACGGCTGCGGCCAAGCAGTGCGGCGCGAGCCGGCTGCCCCGAATCCGGACCTTTGCAGGACCCGCCGACGTCATCAGCGCCGCCGTTGATCTCGGATCCAAGGTGCTGTGCTGGGAACAGGAAGAGAACGGGTTCGTCGATCCCACGCTCTTGGCCCATCCCAGGGGCAGCATCGCGGTACTGGGGCCGGAAGGCGGCCTGGAACTCAAAGAAGCCGATCTTTTCCGGGAGCACGGCTTTGCCCCGGTGGGGCTTGGTCCGAACATCCTGCGCTTCGAGACTGCCGCCGTCCTGGTCTTGTCCCTGCACCTCTGGGCCGCCCAGCAGCACAGGCAAGCCCCCTAA
- the gcvT gene encoding glycine cleavage system aminomethyltransferase GcvT: protein MSELLTTPLHAWHKNNGARMVPFAGWDMPVQYVGILEEHKHTRTHASIFDISHMGEFLLEGHGATEALATVVTHNLATLAPGKCRYGFLLNEKGGVLDDLIVYRLDTEKYMLVVNGACIDSDFAWIKSHLPANLTLVNQSFDIAKIDLQGPESFDVLARIMPADWTSLGYFGFREVDFEGFKVIVSRTGYTGELGCEFYLPWDKAEVLWEKLMADDAVRPAGLGARDTLRLEVGLPLYGQDLDTDHTPMEAGYGGMLKSEAEYIGKSGLGSVREKLIGLRIDGRRSARHYDEVYAGEEKVGTVTSGSIAPSLGYCVAMAFVRADMADTESFTIKGPRTTLEAVHVDMPFYTSGTARRKLV from the coding sequence ATGTCCGAATTGCTGACCACCCCTCTTCATGCCTGGCACAAGAACAACGGGGCCAGAATGGTCCCTTTCGCGGGCTGGGACATGCCTGTCCAATATGTCGGCATCCTTGAAGAGCACAAACACACCAGAACCCACGCGTCCATCTTCGACATCTCCCACATGGGAGAGTTCCTGCTCGAAGGGCACGGCGCCACCGAAGCCCTGGCCACCGTCGTGACCCACAACTTGGCCACGCTTGCTCCGGGGAAGTGTCGCTACGGCTTCCTTTTGAATGAAAAGGGCGGCGTGCTCGACGACCTCATCGTCTACCGGCTGGACACGGAAAAATACATGCTCGTGGTCAACGGCGCATGCATCGATTCCGATTTCGCCTGGATCAAAAGCCACCTCCCGGCAAACCTGACCCTGGTCAACCAGAGCTTCGACATCGCCAAGATCGACCTGCAGGGACCGGAATCATTTGATGTGCTGGCCCGCATCATGCCCGCGGACTGGACCAGCCTTGGCTATTTCGGGTTCCGTGAAGTGGACTTCGAAGGATTCAAGGTCATTGTCAGCCGTACGGGCTACACGGGCGAACTAGGCTGCGAATTCTACCTGCCCTGGGACAAGGCCGAGGTGCTGTGGGAAAAGCTGATGGCCGATGACGCTGTCCGCCCGGCAGGCCTTGGCGCGCGCGACACCCTGCGCCTTGAGGTGGGGCTGCCCCTCTACGGCCAGGACCTGGACACGGACCACACCCCGATGGAGGCAGGCTACGGAGGCATGCTCAAGAGCGAGGCCGAGTACATCGGCAAATCAGGCCTTGGCAGCGTGCGCGAAAAACTGATCGGCCTGCGCATCGACGGCCGCCGCAGCGCCCGCCATTACGACGAAGTTTATGCAGGCGAGGAGAAGGTCGGCACGGTCACCAGCGGCTCCATCGCGCCCAGCCTCGGCTACTGCGTGGCCATGGCCTTTGTGCGCGCGGACATGGCCGACACGGAGTCGTTTACGATCAAGGGGCCCCGGACCACCCTTGAAGCCGTGCACGTGGACATGCCCTTCTACACCTCCGGCACGGCCCGCAGGAAGCTAGTCTAG